In a genomic window of Ptiloglossa arizonensis isolate GNS036 chromosome 12, iyPtiAriz1_principal, whole genome shotgun sequence:
- the LOC143153086 gene encoding 2-phosphoxylose phosphatase 1 — protein sequence MLAEMVRLSYQHRAFYCYVILSVWIFLLVAGMYKYIGIDERSSMQTRVLENDISIREFPRNLRADIKTKKIFQFCNPPNEIIAETEGKLDGNLTLSGILVFIRHGDRGPLAHIRNISIVNCGGDFGSTPELENLYQSYVNFLQNVSSYSRTSWAQFLGPFHGFPMLPTNSKDCRIGQLTTLGIGQLLKTGIILRNAYYHKLNLGNGTISSKDIIVYSTRYRRTVQSAVALLYTLLETDGFQNLAKVTMQESQSYAFCSTDCACPAAEKLFKQHIKEMSDHLKSHPAVAELIKQASNAVFEIPDQAQTVDPNTLKDALLTYICHGASLPCIDFENQRVCVKTEHVTGLFSYTEWESKQVVKSSNRQKYGLLRAYGLLRSIVSYMLRIISEAKPKIVLYSGHDKTLEYLATALGIFSDKLTMPHYASRFVIEVYRINPRNENHVASDFYFRVVVNGKDLTQKIPFCRNANFYSASYIERPDIERTRRDSKLCPIETIIRQLHDDYFGPFNATNFKDACTNHKRG from the exons ATGTTGGCCGAAATGGTTCGACTATCTTACCAGCACCGAGCTTTTTATTGCTACGTGATCCTCAGCGTTTGGATCTTCCTTCTCGTTGCTG GTATGTACAAATACATTGGTATAGATGAAAGGAGTTCTATGCAAACAAGAGTTTTGGAAAATGATATTTCTATAAGGGAATTTCCTAGAAATTTAAGGGCtgatataaaaacaaaaaaaatatttcaattttgtaacCCACCTAATGAAATTATTGCAGAAACTGAAG GAAAATTGGATGGAAATCTAACATTGAGTGgtattttagtatttataaGACACGGGGACAGAGGGCCATTAGCTCACATTCGAAACATAAGCATAGTAAATTGTGGCGGAGATTTTGGTTCTACACCTGAATTAGAAAACCTGTACCAGAGCTATGTAAACTTCCTGCAAAATGTCTCCAGCTATTCCAGAACATCTTGGGCACAATTCTTGGGGCCATTTCATGGTTTTCCTATGTTGCCCACCAACTCCAAAGATTGTAGAATTGGCCAGTTGACGACTCTTGGCATTGGACAACTTTTAAAAACTGGAATCATACTTAGAAATGCTTACTACCATAAACTCAATCTGGGAAATGGCACTATATCCAGCAAAGACATTATTGTCTATAGCACTAGATATCGAAGAACGGTCCAAAGTGCTGTTGCCCTATTATATACTCTCCTAGAGACAGATGGTTTTCAAAATCTCGCTAAAGTCACCATGCAGGAAAGTCAAAGCTATGCATTTTGTAGTACAGATTGTGCATGTCCAGCTgctgaaaaattattcaaacaacATATAAAA GAAATGTCTGATCATCTCAAATCCCATCCAGCAGTGGCAGAGCTAATAAAACAGGCTTCCAATGCAGTTTTTGAAATCCCAGATCAAGCCCAAACAGTGGATCCTAATACCTTAAAAGATGCATTACTAACATATATCTGCCATGGTGCTTCCCTGCCTTGCATAGATTTTGAGAATCAACGAGTCTGCGTAAAAACAGAACACGTAACGGGTTTGTTCTCGTACACTGAATGGGAGTCCAAACAAGTGGTGAAAAGCAGCAACCGTCAAAAATATGGATTATTAAGAGCATATGGGCTTCTTCGAAGCATAGTTTcatacatgttacgtataataTCCGAAGCCAAACCGAAGATAGTTCTCTATTCGGGACATGACAAGACTCTGGAATACTTGGCAACCGCTCTTGGAATCTTCTCCGATAAATTAACCATGCCCCATTACGCTTCCCGTTTTGTGATCGAAGTTTACCGTATAAATCCGAGGAATGAGAACCACGTAGCTAGTGACTTTTACTTCCGTGTCGTCGTGAATGGAAAGGACTTGACGCAAAAGATACCTTTTTGCAGAAATGCAAATTTCTACAGCGCAAGTTACATCGAACGACCAGACATTGAAAGAACGCGAAGAGATTCAAAATTATGCCCGATAGAAACGATTATTCGACAACTTCACGACGATTATTTTGGACCGTTCAATGCAACGAACTTCAAAGATGCATGCACCAATCATAAACGTGGATAG